The Vibrio echinoideorum genome includes a region encoding these proteins:
- the panB gene encoding 3-methyl-2-oxobutanoate hydroxymethyltransferase: MKHTPSSFMEMKGKQRIPMLTAYTFPVAASIESAGIPIILVGDTVGMVEMGFSSTRDVTIEHMEYHVGAVRRGAPNTHIIGDLPYLTDRSPEVALVNAKRLMQAGADSIKLEGAKLDVIAHLVANNIPVVGHTGLTPQTATNFKKVGQSAEDAQTVSEEAKAIQEAGVFMLVLEHIPSSLGESITQEVSIPTIGIGAGADCDGQVLVINDALGLGNRWPPFSKQYAHCSQTIFDAANEFATEVKTNVFPNNLSK; this comes from the coding sequence ATGAAACACACTCCAAGTTCTTTTATGGAAATGAAAGGGAAACAACGTATTCCGATGTTGACCGCTTATACATTCCCAGTGGCTGCAAGTATCGAATCTGCTGGGATACCTATTATTCTTGTTGGTGATACTGTCGGCATGGTTGAAATGGGCTTTAGCAGTACGCGAGATGTGACCATTGAGCACATGGAATATCATGTAGGGGCAGTGCGTCGCGGTGCTCCAAATACTCACATTATTGGTGACCTCCCATACTTAACCGACCGTTCTCCTGAAGTCGCGTTAGTTAATGCTAAAAGGCTGATGCAGGCAGGTGCAGACAGCATAAAGCTAGAAGGTGCGAAACTCGATGTTATTGCTCACCTTGTCGCAAACAATATCCCAGTTGTTGGCCACACGGGGTTAACTCCGCAAACGGCAACAAATTTCAAGAAAGTAGGGCAATCTGCTGAAGATGCTCAAACCGTAAGCGAAGAAGCAAAAGCGATTCAAGAAGCGGGTGTGTTTATGTTGGTGCTTGAGCACATTCCTTCTTCACTTGGCGAATCGATTACTCAAGAGGTTAGTATTCCTACGATTGGGATTGGCGCGGGTGCTGATTGTGATGGTCAGGTATTAGTGATCAATGATGCGCTCGGACTTGGTAACCGATGGCCTCCGTTTTCAAAACAGTATGCTCATTGCAGCCAAACTATCTTTGACGCAGCAAATGAGTTTGCTACGGAAGTAAAAACGAACGTATTTCCGAACAACCTGAGCAAATAA
- a CDS encoding SLC13 family permease: protein MRPYIKYIIPILIPFIILVMPLSAFPFEGLTIIQQRVIAIFLLAALCWVFEPIPIYATSVVIIVLQLLMLSDKGLIFLRFEHGQEHFGELLKYSDIMATFASPIIMLFLGGFFLAMAATKYRLDVNLARVLLKPFGQDPKFVMLGLMLITGIFSMFMSNTATTAMMLSILTPVLAVFGPKDPGRIAFALCIPVAANIGGIGTPIGTPPNAIALKYLVGDNLITFGEWMAFGVPFVVIMMALAWFLIGFMYKADQKKIELSIKGKFLKTPKAIAVYVTFALTIILWLMGSSHGMNSYTVALIPVAVFSLSGIINKEDLKKISWDVLWLVSGGIALGLALDKTGLARLVVHSIPFDTYSPYVVLFGAAFLCLVMANFMSHTATANLLMPIMAALGSSMASLTPLGGELTLILVVTFAASLGMSLPISTPPNALAHATGHVQSNQMAKIGIILGVVGVLLSFVMVWVLHSIGHIG, encoded by the coding sequence ATGCGCCCCTATATTAAATACATTATCCCTATTTTAATTCCTTTCATTATCCTCGTAATGCCGCTATCAGCGTTTCCATTTGAAGGCCTTACGATTATTCAACAACGCGTTATCGCGATCTTTTTATTAGCGGCATTGTGCTGGGTGTTCGAGCCCATCCCGATCTACGCGACGTCTGTTGTTATTATCGTTCTGCAATTGTTGATGTTGTCGGATAAAGGGCTGATCTTTTTAAGGTTTGAGCATGGGCAGGAACATTTTGGTGAGTTGTTAAAATACAGCGACATCATGGCGACATTCGCCAGCCCAATCATCATGCTGTTTTTGGGCGGTTTTTTCTTAGCAATGGCCGCCACTAAGTATCGATTGGACGTAAACTTAGCCCGTGTATTATTGAAGCCATTTGGACAAGACCCAAAATTTGTGATGCTCGGCTTAATGTTGATCACTGGTATCTTTTCGATGTTTATGTCTAACACGGCAACAACGGCAATGATGCTATCTATTTTAACGCCGGTACTGGCTGTGTTTGGCCCGAAAGACCCCGGTCGTATAGCGTTTGCGCTTTGTATCCCTGTTGCCGCTAACATCGGTGGCATTGGTACCCCGATCGGTACCCCCCCGAACGCTATCGCACTTAAATATTTAGTTGGTGACAACCTAATTACGTTCGGTGAATGGATGGCATTTGGTGTGCCGTTTGTCGTTATTATGATGGCGTTAGCGTGGTTTTTAATAGGCTTTATGTACAAAGCTGACCAAAAGAAAATCGAGCTAAGCATCAAAGGCAAATTCCTTAAAACGCCCAAAGCCATTGCGGTATACGTCACTTTTGCGCTCACCATCATTCTTTGGTTAATGGGCTCAAGCCATGGCATGAACTCTTATACCGTCGCTCTGATTCCTGTTGCTGTGTTCTCTCTCTCCGGGATCATCAATAAAGAAGACCTGAAGAAAATTTCTTGGGACGTATTGTGGCTTGTCTCAGGTGGTATTGCGCTTGGCTTAGCTCTCGATAAAACTGGCTTAGCAAGGCTCGTGGTACACAGTATTCCGTTTGATACTTACTCACCATATGTGGTGTTGTTCGGAGCGGCGTTCTTGTGTTTGGTAATGGCAAACTTTATGTCTCATACCGCAACGGCTAACTTGTTAATGCCAATTATGGCTGCATTAGGGTCGTCTATGGCTTCACTCACGCCACTAGGCGGTGAGTTAACGTTAATTCTGGTTGTGACTTTTGCCGCTTCATTAGGTATGTCGCTGCCAATCAGTACGCCACCGAATGCGTTGGCTCATGCCACAGGTCATGTGCAAAGTAATCAAATGGCCAAAATCGGTATTATTTTAGGTGTGGTTGGTGTGCTACTGAGTTTTGTTATGGTGTGGGTGCTACATTCAATTGGTCACATAGGATAA
- a CDS encoding ATP-binding protein, translated as MYQQKLEALIDRYFNQIERRVTCRAGNTIIEQSALNTRLYYVFSGELEGFYSEANTPQVRVFSAGSGAFIGVHSFFSGNWTASSTVVAKTDVELAWIDKDTPAEDERKFGPLTAQFTPVIVNELSRRQRRATQEAIAKQKALEKLHTAEQMTTLGQLAAGIAHELNNAIGVVNSKSGRLETVIMDLLEEVHPEASQFFDFGLMHGQKTSSSEARTRGRQFERKYGLDKNIARSLAKAIPINALSATDVISKHWLKNPEEAIRFWQMGCDLHDLRLASRHTVGIVKSVKQLGRIDIDTEEAVDINDSINHALSLLQSELRRVSVRLSPADLPTFKGSKTELVQIWVNIVKNACDAMSNSDDAAIEIQTRLNKKRILVTITNNGPEIDEVTRRKVFQPNFTTKKGGLSFGLGLGLSIVKRIVAGYGGSIIVKSDASKTVFRIKLPVEGEHGEA; from the coding sequence GTGTATCAACAAAAGCTAGAAGCACTTATCGATCGTTATTTTAATCAGATAGAACGTCGGGTGACGTGCCGTGCCGGTAACACCATTATTGAACAATCAGCGTTAAACACTCGTTTATATTATGTGTTTAGTGGAGAGCTGGAAGGGTTTTATTCCGAAGCGAATACACCGCAAGTGCGAGTGTTTAGCGCGGGTAGTGGGGCTTTTATAGGTGTTCATAGCTTCTTTTCAGGTAATTGGACAGCATCTTCAACGGTTGTTGCCAAAACCGATGTTGAGTTAGCGTGGATCGATAAAGACACGCCTGCAGAAGATGAACGTAAGTTTGGTCCTCTTACCGCACAGTTCACACCTGTGATCGTCAATGAGTTGTCGCGTCGTCAACGCCGTGCAACACAAGAAGCGATAGCGAAACAAAAAGCGCTAGAGAAGTTACATACTGCTGAGCAAATGACGACCTTGGGTCAATTGGCTGCAGGGATTGCCCATGAGCTTAACAACGCTATTGGTGTAGTAAATAGTAAATCTGGCCGACTTGAAACGGTCATCATGGATCTGCTTGAAGAAGTGCACCCAGAAGCCAGTCAATTTTTCGATTTTGGGTTAATGCATGGTCAGAAAACGTCGTCGTCAGAAGCGCGAACACGTGGGCGACAATTTGAAAGAAAATATGGTTTAGACAAAAACATTGCACGCTCTCTTGCAAAGGCGATTCCAATTAACGCTTTATCTGCAACAGACGTTATTTCAAAACATTGGCTGAAAAACCCAGAAGAAGCGATTCGCTTTTGGCAGATGGGCTGTGATTTACATGATTTACGTTTGGCATCTAGACACACTGTTGGCATCGTAAAATCGGTTAAACAACTTGGCAGAATTGACATTGACACCGAAGAAGCGGTTGATATTAACGACTCCATTAACCATGCCTTATCGTTGTTACAAAGTGAGTTACGTAGAGTGTCTGTGCGATTGAGCCCAGCAGATTTGCCGACTTTTAAAGGCTCGAAAACAGAGCTCGTTCAGATTTGGGTCAACATTGTAAAGAATGCTTGCGATGCAATGTCGAATTCAGACGATGCTGCAATAGAAATTCAAACCAGATTAAATAAGAAAAGAATATTAGTTACGATCACGAATAACGGCCCTGAGATAGACGAGGTGACTCGTAGAAAGGTATTTCAGCCCAACTTCACCACTAAAAAAGGTGGTTTATCGTTTGGATTGGGCTTGGGTTTATCAATAGTTAAGCGGATTGTGGCGGGTTATGGCGGAAGTATTATTGTGAAAAGTGATGCTTCTAAAACTGTATTTAGGATCAAGTTACCAGTAGAGGGTGAACATGGAGAAGCTTAA
- a CDS encoding response regulator, whose protein sequence is MEKLNLICVDDQREVLSAVVQDLEPLASWLNIEDCESAQEVLDLIDELDAEGEYITVIVSDHVMPGKTGVELLTEVFHDSRFPNTKKILLTGQATHTDTINAINAAGIDRYFEKPWQASTLVECIRTLVTEYIFDQGLDYTDYQNELDQQVVLRRLR, encoded by the coding sequence ATGGAGAAGCTTAATTTAATCTGTGTCGATGACCAGAGGGAAGTACTGAGCGCAGTGGTACAAGATTTAGAGCCGCTGGCGAGTTGGCTGAATATTGAAGATTGTGAATCAGCGCAAGAAGTGCTTGATCTCATTGATGAACTTGACGCAGAAGGCGAATACATTACCGTCATCGTGTCTGATCATGTGATGCCAGGGAAAACGGGTGTGGAGTTACTCACTGAAGTGTTCCACGACAGCCGCTTTCCGAATACAAAGAAAATTCTTCTTACGGGGCAGGCTACTCATACTGATACCATCAATGCGATTAATGCAGCAGGCATCGACCGTTACTTTGAAAAGCCTTGGCAAGCAAGCACATTAGTTGAATGCATTCGTACTCTTGTCACTGAGTACATATTTGATCAAGGGCTTGATTACACGGACTATCAGAATGAGCTCGACCAACAGGTTGTGTTGAGACGCTTACGTTAG
- a CDS encoding LysE family translocator, translating to MFPLDIFVTYTLACLLLVISPGPDNLLAIGRGLSQGRLAAIMSGMSSGVGILFHVVAATFGLTLLIQTSEVAFYVVKLVGAAYLIWLGVKVLRTRNLFTLEPAKKQPLKVIFSTGFLSAALNPKPGMFVLAFVPQFVNPNLGSVTTQMIGYGVWFALLTAVGFSLMGVFSSQLSEWFRNKPKLVSGLNIGAGITFVSSGLAVAFMKQR from the coding sequence ATGTTTCCATTAGATATATTTGTTACTTACACGCTGGCTTGTTTACTGCTAGTTATCTCGCCGGGGCCGGATAATTTGCTTGCTATAGGTCGAGGTTTAAGCCAAGGCCGATTAGCAGCAATAATGTCAGGTATGTCTTCTGGGGTGGGTATTCTATTTCATGTCGTTGCCGCGACCTTTGGGCTTACCCTTCTCATTCAAACTTCTGAAGTAGCGTTTTACGTTGTCAAACTCGTTGGCGCTGCTTACCTAATTTGGTTGGGTGTGAAAGTACTTCGTACGAGAAATTTGTTCACATTAGAACCAGCGAAAAAACAGCCTCTAAAAGTCATATTTTCTACGGGTTTTCTATCTGCCGCGCTTAATCCAAAGCCAGGTATGTTTGTTCTTGCTTTTGTACCTCAATTTGTAAACCCAAACTTAGGGTCAGTGACAACTCAAATGATCGGTTATGGCGTTTGGTTTGCTTTATTAACGGCAGTTGGCTTTAGCTTAATGGGTGTTTTCTCGTCTCAATTGTCAGAGTGGTTCAGGAACAAGCCTAAGTTAGTGTCAGGGTTGAATATTGGTGCAGGTATTACATTCGTATCTTCTGGGTTAGCTGTTGCGTTTATGAAGCAGCGATAA
- a CDS encoding RDD family protein codes for MDNEQLEYAGFWVRLGAALLDTFLFLLVTMPLLYWVYGDYYFDSDEFILGGWDMLLNWVFPFIATVIFWVYRSGTPGKIALKLQVVNAETGEALSTGKSILRYLAYYVSILPLCFGFVWIALSGKKQGWHDLIANTVVVRPTNKGIEPVKFGK; via the coding sequence ATGGACAATGAGCAATTAGAGTATGCAGGCTTTTGGGTGCGATTAGGAGCTGCGTTGCTTGATACCTTCCTGTTCTTGCTGGTGACTATGCCTTTATTGTATTGGGTATATGGTGACTACTATTTTGATTCAGATGAGTTCATCTTAGGCGGCTGGGATATGTTGTTAAATTGGGTGTTCCCTTTTATCGCAACGGTTATATTCTGGGTTTATCGATCGGGCACTCCAGGCAAAATTGCTTTGAAGCTTCAAGTTGTGAATGCGGAGACCGGAGAGGCGCTTTCTACGGGCAAATCAATTTTAAGGTACCTTGCGTATTACGTAAGTATTCTTCCACTGTGTTTTGGCTTTGTTTGGATTGCGCTTAGCGGAAAGAAACAAGGTTGGCATGATTTAATTGCCAATACAGTCGTTGTTAGGCCTACAAATAAGGGTATTGAACCCGTAAAGTTTGGAAAGTGA
- a CDS encoding GNAT family N-acetyltransferase: MIVRTATKEDSGKLLELIEQKAEFDRSMKGFSGEVSTNVEKIERTLFGDHPFAHALILELNHEILGFALFHYRYSSFRGEPSIWLDDLLVLGGQRSKGYGRELMKALRSQAETSLVSHISWTASPNNKKAHEFYKMLGAEVERMDGQRPYYYWAMCG; this comes from the coding sequence ATGATCGTAAGGACTGCGACAAAGGAAGACTCTGGCAAGTTACTAGAGCTTATTGAGCAAAAAGCTGAGTTTGATCGAAGTATGAAAGGCTTCAGCGGTGAGGTCTCTACAAATGTAGAAAAAATTGAACGCACGTTATTTGGTGATCATCCATTTGCTCATGCTTTGATATTGGAACTGAACCATGAAATTCTTGGCTTTGCTCTATTTCATTATCGATATTCGTCTTTTCGTGGTGAGCCATCAATCTGGCTTGATGATCTCTTGGTTTTGGGAGGGCAAAGGTCGAAGGGTTATGGTCGTGAACTTATGAAAGCGTTAAGGTCACAAGCTGAAACATCGTTGGTTTCGCACATTTCATGGACTGCGAGCCCAAACAATAAGAAAGCCCATGAATTCTACAAAATGTTAGGTGCTGAGGTCGAGCGAATGGATGGTCAGAGACCGTATTATTATTGGGCCATGTGCGGCTAA
- a CDS encoding GNAT family N-acetyltransferase has protein sequence MESERLKLVPPSLKFTDAMYVVIEECKPEFSQFLPWVSNSLTTKTLEDNIKEAAINFSNFTGEFWFNIIEKKTGSFIGVVGFIIRDESVPYFEIGYWLQTSKTGFGYITEAIRLVEQYAFDDKGALRVEIKMAGSNLKSQAVAKRCGYYLEAQLANTRRLPSGELDSTFIYVKTCL, from the coding sequence ATGGAAAGTGAAAGACTCAAATTGGTGCCTCCATCATTAAAATTTACCGATGCTATGTATGTCGTTATTGAGGAATGTAAGCCGGAGTTTTCCCAGTTTTTACCTTGGGTCTCAAACTCTTTAACTACAAAAACTCTTGAAGATAATATCAAAGAAGCTGCCATTAACTTCTCCAATTTTACCGGGGAGTTTTGGTTTAATATCATCGAAAAGAAAACGGGTTCGTTTATAGGCGTTGTAGGTTTTATCATTAGAGATGAATCTGTGCCGTATTTTGAAATTGGTTATTGGTTACAAACATCAAAAACAGGCTTTGGCTACATAACTGAAGCCATTCGTTTAGTTGAACAATATGCATTTGATGATAAAGGTGCTCTACGAGTCGAGATTAAAATGGCAGGATCAAATCTTAAAAGTCAGGCTGTTGCAAAGCGGTGCGGTTATTATCTTGAAGCACAGTTAGCTAATACTAGGCGTTTGCCATCAGGGGAACTCGATAGCACGTTTATCTATGTAAAAACATGCTTATAG
- a CDS encoding YkgJ family cysteine cluster protein has translation MNNNREVIAYLRESIPVFECVKGCHDCCGPVTTSSEEMSRLPVKTDAEHEAALNEYNCVHLGPNGCEVYEERPLICRLFGTTPRMACPNGCRPTEMVDLKIERQVHYFIRNTRQVLV, from the coding sequence ATGAACAATAATAGAGAAGTAATTGCATACCTCCGCGAGAGTATTCCGGTGTTTGAATGCGTTAAGGGCTGTCATGATTGTTGTGGGCCCGTAACGACTTCTTCTGAAGAAATGTCGCGGTTACCAGTGAAGACTGACGCTGAGCATGAAGCTGCCCTAAATGAATATAATTGTGTGCATTTAGGGCCTAATGGGTGCGAAGTGTATGAAGAAAGGCCACTAATCTGCCGATTGTTTGGCACAACACCTCGTATGGCATGTCCAAATGGGTGTCGTCCAACAGAGATGGTCGATTTAAAAATTGAACGTCAGGTGCATTACTTCATCAGGAACACTCGCCAAGTTTTAGTGTAG
- a CDS encoding GFA family protein produces the protein MSTGFKGSCLCGSVRFSVNGFSEKAANCHCSMCRKFHGAAFGTSVGVQGLSWLSGIDLLKEFAASNGTTRTFCSNCGSSLGFRVQGEPLENIELAISTFDVDIPVKIDAQIYTNYKANWCELQPDLPTYSEGRTS, from the coding sequence ATGAGTACAGGTTTTAAAGGTTCGTGTTTGTGTGGAAGTGTTCGCTTTTCGGTTAATGGATTCAGCGAAAAGGCAGCAAACTGTCATTGTTCAATGTGCCGAAAATTTCACGGCGCAGCTTTTGGTACGTCAGTTGGTGTTCAAGGCTTGAGCTGGCTTTCCGGCATTGATTTACTCAAAGAGTTTGCGGCATCAAACGGCACAACACGAACATTCTGTTCCAACTGTGGTTCAAGTTTAGGTTTCAGAGTACAAGGGGAACCTTTAGAAAACATCGAACTAGCGATATCGACATTCGACGTGGATATTCCAGTTAAAATCGATGCTCAGATTTACACCAACTACAAAGCGAACTGGTGTGAATTACAGCCAGACTTACCTACGTATTCAGAAGGGCGAACAAGTTAA
- a CDS encoding DJ-1/PfpI family protein — MNIGIYIYNQAEVLDFSGPFEVFSTAKRLGAEDLNVFMVSEHAEPVVARGGFKVLTDYSLQNHPEIDLLMVVGGVHTDEMNKSNVLDWLVSVEPNAEQIVSVCTGVFLLAKAGLLKGLTVTTHWEDISDLALQFPDLNVVSDKRWVTSEKFTTSGGISSGIDMSLHLMSERYGLEFATVVARQMEYNWQESTY; from the coding sequence ATGAACATCGGTATATATATTTATAATCAAGCAGAAGTTCTCGATTTCTCTGGCCCATTTGAAGTTTTTAGTACGGCAAAGCGCTTAGGTGCTGAAGATCTAAATGTATTCATGGTTTCTGAGCACGCCGAGCCAGTTGTCGCCCGTGGTGGGTTTAAGGTTCTGACTGACTACTCGTTACAAAATCATCCAGAGATAGATTTGTTAATGGTAGTTGGCGGTGTGCATACTGACGAGATGAACAAGTCGAATGTACTGGATTGGTTGGTATCCGTTGAGCCAAATGCTGAACAAATTGTGTCAGTTTGTACTGGCGTGTTTTTATTGGCTAAAGCGGGCTTACTTAAGGGGTTAACAGTTACTACCCATTGGGAAGATATTTCCGATTTGGCATTACAGTTCCCTGATTTAAATGTGGTTAGTGATAAACGATGGGTAACATCGGAGAAGTTCACAACTTCAGGAGGCATTTCTTCAGGCATCGACATGAGTTTACATCTGATGTCTGAGCGCTATGGTTTAGAGTTTGCCACGGTAGTCGCTCGGCAAATGGAGTACAACTGGCAAGAGTCTACATACTAA
- a CDS encoding GNAT family N-acetyltransferase — MDIRIGTLSDVEGITDIFNFYIEHTNARFEEEKFSLENRQQWFAQFSNNSKHQLYVAIENGALLGFVCSQQYRAISAFEDTAEVTIYLAAEAQGKGLGSKLYSHLFASISDYGVHRVLSGVALPNEASIAFHKRFGFREVGVFNEYAKKNGQYISSMWLEKALNKESD; from the coding sequence ATGGACATTAGAATAGGAACCTTGTCTGACGTTGAAGGAATTACTGATATATTCAACTTCTATATTGAACATACCAACGCGCGTTTTGAAGAAGAGAAATTTTCGTTGGAAAATCGCCAGCAGTGGTTCGCTCAGTTTTCAAACAACAGCAAACATCAACTTTATGTCGCGATAGAAAATGGTGCGTTATTAGGTTTCGTGTGTTCTCAGCAATACCGGGCTATATCGGCATTTGAAGATACCGCAGAGGTCACTATTTATCTTGCGGCAGAAGCTCAAGGTAAAGGTTTAGGCTCTAAGCTTTATTCTCACCTATTTGCATCGATTAGTGATTATGGTGTTCACCGCGTACTCTCAGGTGTTGCTTTACCTAATGAGGCTTCAATAGCATTTCATAAACGTTTTGGATTTCGAGAAGTCGGAGTGTTCAATGAATATGCGAAGAAAAACGGTCAATACATCAGTTCAATGTGGTTAGAGAAGGCGTTAAACAAGGAATCAGATTGA
- a CDS encoding GNAT family N-acetyltransferase encodes MEVRLVKGSDPKFAESITKTNMASYYQTRGIAWGHSQFLRSWDELDNYEIYVGDSRIGVIRFSYTSDTTFLRDLQILAESQGRGFGSKCLDLVIEHANNQSSTQLVLRVFSENPAIKLYQSKGFTKVSEVKGLVEMELLLGSSLRGCHG; translated from the coding sequence ATGGAAGTAAGGTTGGTCAAAGGTTCCGATCCTAAGTTCGCTGAATCGATCACCAAAACGAATATGGCGAGTTACTATCAAACTCGTGGAATCGCTTGGGGTCATAGTCAGTTTTTACGTAGCTGGGATGAACTGGATAACTATGAAATTTATGTAGGGGATAGTCGTATTGGTGTTATCCGCTTCAGTTATACCAGTGATACAACGTTTCTTAGGGACTTGCAGATATTAGCTGAATCTCAAGGCAGAGGCTTTGGTTCTAAATGTTTGGATTTAGTGATTGAACATGCGAACAATCAATCATCGACTCAGTTAGTGTTACGAGTGTTCAGTGAGAATCCCGCCATTAAGTTATATCAATCAAAAGGTTTTACAAAGGTTTCTGAAGTGAAAGGGCTTGTTGAAATGGAGCTGCTTTTAGGATCATCATTGAGAGGGTGTCATGGATAA
- a CDS encoding tetratricopeptide repeat protein, whose translation MDTIIKQAIELRKEEKYQESRDLLATLLSDKSYAAKAHLQIAWSYDNQGKEQQAIEHYVLSLSGVLSSVERFDALFGLASTYRSLGLYAEALNYFEQAMAEYPDSIEVKPFYAMCLYNLGRHKEATSLLLELLVSTTNSEAIKEYQRAISLYAQDLDKTW comes from the coding sequence ATGGATACGATTATCAAACAAGCAATCGAATTGCGAAAAGAAGAAAAGTATCAAGAGTCTCGTGACTTATTGGCGACGCTGCTAAGCGATAAAAGTTATGCAGCAAAAGCTCATTTACAGATCGCGTGGTCTTACGACAACCAAGGTAAAGAGCAACAGGCCATAGAGCACTATGTGTTGTCTCTGTCTGGCGTGCTTTCTTCAGTAGAGCGTTTTGATGCGCTGTTTGGTTTGGCGAGTACTTATCGAAGCCTTGGTCTTTATGCAGAGGCTTTAAACTATTTCGAACAGGCTATGGCTGAGTATCCTGACTCGATAGAAGTGAAACCTTTCTACGCAATGTGTTTGTACAATTTAGGTCGCCATAAAGAGGCGACGTCGCTGTTACTTGAGCTTTTAGTTTCCACGACTAATAGTGAAGCGATCAAAGAGTACCAACGAGCGATTTCTTTATATGCTCAAGACCTAGATAAAACCTGGTAA
- a CDS encoding MarR family winged helix-turn-helix transcriptional regulator, with product MDTNGEVFTKIALEIFKVSGLLNAEGDKLTEELGLSSARWKVMGAIEKSDDLVTVSQIARIMGQSRQATQRVTDIMVKDGLLTWLDNPNHKKAKLVNMTEKGKEAYSLLDKKQEVWAESGAEGIERDELDKALITLKKMATFLDR from the coding sequence ATGGATACGAATGGAGAAGTTTTCACAAAGATCGCACTTGAGATCTTTAAGGTCAGTGGTCTATTGAATGCTGAGGGTGACAAATTAACCGAAGAGTTAGGGTTAAGCAGTGCCAGATGGAAGGTGATGGGGGCGATCGAAAAGTCGGATGATCTAGTCACGGTTTCTCAAATTGCTCGTATTATGGGTCAAAGCAGACAAGCGACTCAGCGTGTTACCGACATCATGGTGAAAGATGGCCTGCTCACTTGGCTTGATAACCCGAATCACAAAAAAGCAAAGTTGGTTAACATGACTGAAAAGGGCAAGGAAGCGTATTCGCTATTAGATAAAAAACAGGAAGTATGGGCTGAAAGTGGCGCTGAAGGCATTGAAAGAGACGAGCTTGATAAGGCGTTAATCACTCTGAAGAAGATGGCTACCTTCTTAGATAGATAA
- a CDS encoding methionine synthase, whose amino-acid sequence MKTLLPTSTAGSLPKPSWLAQPETLWSPWKLQGAELTDGKQDALRVSLHEQQQAGIDIVSDGEQTRQHFVTTFIEHLNGVDFEKRETVKIRDRYDASVPTIVGPVSRQKSVFVEDAKFLRQQTDQPIKWALPGPMTMIDTLYDAHYQSREKLAWEFAKILNEEAKELEAAGVDIIQFDEPAFNVFFDEVNDWGIACLERAIEGLKCETAVHICYGYGIKANTDWKKTLGTEWRQYEEVFPKLQQSNIDIISLECHNSHVPLELLELVRGKKVMVGAIDVATDSIETPEEVASTLRETLKYVDADKLYPCTNCGMAPLPREIASAKLNALSAGAEIVRKELSA is encoded by the coding sequence ATGAAAACACTATTACCGACTTCAACAGCGGGCAGTTTGCCGAAACCGTCTTGGCTTGCACAACCAGAGACGCTTTGGTCGCCATGGAAACTTCAAGGCGCTGAACTCACAGACGGCAAACAAGATGCGCTGCGTGTGTCTCTGCACGAGCAACAGCAAGCAGGCATTGATATTGTGAGTGACGGCGAACAAACACGTCAGCACTTTGTAACGACCTTCATTGAACATCTGAATGGCGTTGATTTTGAAAAGCGTGAAACCGTTAAAATCCGCGACCGTTACGATGCAAGTGTACCTACAATCGTTGGCCCTGTTTCTCGTCAGAAATCCGTGTTTGTTGAAGATGCAAAGTTCTTACGTCAGCAAACCGACCAACCGATCAAATGGGCTCTGCCGGGGCCTATGACCATGATTGATACGCTTTACGATGCGCATTACCAAAGCCGTGAAAAACTGGCGTGGGAATTTGCGAAGATCCTCAACGAAGAAGCGAAAGAATTAGAAGCTGCAGGCGTTGATATTATTCAGTTCGATGAACCTGCGTTTAACGTGTTTTTTGATGAAGTGAATGATTGGGGTATTGCTTGCTTGGAAAGAGCCATTGAAGGGCTTAAGTGCGAAACTGCAGTACATATTTGTTATGGCTACGGCATTAAAGCGAATACCGATTGGAAAAAGACGTTAGGCACAGAGTGGCGCCAATACGAAGAGGTATTTCCTAAGCTGCAGCAATCGAATATCGACATTATCTCCTTAGAGTGCCACAACTCTCATGTACCACTTGAGCTACTTGAACTTGTTCGTGGTAAGAAAGTGATGGTCGGTGCGATTGATGTGGCTACCGACTCCATTGAAACACCGGAAGAAGTGGCTAGCACTCTTAGAGAAACACTTAAGTATGTTGATGCAGACAAACTCTACCCTTGTACTAACTGCGGCATGGCGCCCCTGCCTCGCGAAATTGCCTCAGCGAAGCTTAATGCGCTAAGTGCAGGAGCAGAGATCGTTCGTAAAGAGCTTTCAGCTTAA